A DNA window from Roseovarius sp. Pro17 contains the following coding sequences:
- a CDS encoding SIR2 family protein has translation MTISINSLVAELTPSNTVLVFGAGASLPSGAPSVWNLCEHLAPLIGEEPGTYNFAELCSLFEYKRSRKDLVAQVRHKFKGLRPTGGLQNVAEYDWVSIFTTNYDDLVERAFSKKNKDIRVFSSNFDFGEPTPPTSTPILKIHGTIGYDTSDGHRSKLVLTEEDNDTVEDYREALYDRLKNDLNSHDVVIIGQSLADPDLDKLVKRALKIRQKSYSSARVFLLVYTEDNNRAMLLERKGLQVAFGGIDDFFFELAKQSDQLVPVFETSDDPLIQSAILRSITIDIEHQANQMPPDFAKMFGGRAPSYADIRAGFTFPRTHKERVSEKLQKDIQFSVILGASGVGKTSLVRQIAFDLVGKGYLGWEHNPDREFIADEWRSVARALDDSQRDAVLVLDDAHLYLHEINNLINWLHDDGSIRLRLILTSAKNHWKPRIKTANLYKSVELLELSTLNPSEISSLLSLVEGVPEIAKLVDQSFRGFTLQERRRRLIERCNKDFFVCMKNIFANDSFDTIILREFSSISSEYQTVYKIICALESFGVRVHRQLVVRLLQIAAQDIGLVLENLEGLVDEYQINHRESIFGWSGRHPVISEIISKHKFSGQEEIFALLKRVISNISPTYDIEIRTLRQLCSFEGGLSRVSDVSSQNELLRMMISVAPRERVPRHRLITNLIRNGHFPDAEAEIRIFENDLGADGPVRRYRVRLLIERAIGTLGLMLDDKAKMLNDAFTSALVILKGDPFNRQSLQLHADVSLELYRVSGDNSFIDDALEAMKVAEKEIGDPDITRMIHRFERRVSPINGDVFEMEAIEDTDQD, from the coding sequence ATGACAATTTCGATCAACTCCCTCGTCGCCGAGCTCACTCCAAGCAATACTGTTCTGGTGTTTGGTGCGGGGGCGTCCCTACCCTCGGGGGCCCCAAGCGTTTGGAACCTTTGTGAACATTTGGCTCCGCTAATTGGCGAAGAACCCGGGACCTATAACTTTGCTGAACTCTGCTCCCTGTTTGAGTATAAAAGGAGCCGCAAAGATTTGGTTGCCCAGGTAAGGCATAAGTTTAAGGGGTTGCGACCGACTGGCGGCCTGCAAAATGTAGCCGAATATGATTGGGTTTCGATTTTCACGACAAATTATGACGATCTCGTCGAAAGGGCCTTCTCAAAGAAAAACAAAGACATTCGAGTTTTTTCTTCAAATTTTGACTTTGGCGAACCAACGCCTCCGACCTCGACACCAATACTCAAGATACATGGAACGATTGGCTATGATACTTCGGATGGGCATCGGTCCAAATTGGTTCTGACTGAGGAAGACAATGATACCGTAGAAGATTATCGTGAAGCTCTCTACGACAGGCTTAAAAATGATCTAAACTCACATGATGTTGTTATAATTGGGCAATCTTTAGCTGATCCAGATTTAGACAAATTAGTGAAGCGAGCCTTGAAGATTCGGCAGAAATCCTATTCTTCGGCAAGAGTATTCTTGCTTGTCTATACGGAGGACAACAACCGCGCGATGCTTCTCGAAAGAAAGGGGCTACAGGTCGCATTTGGTGGTATTGATGATTTTTTCTTTGAACTCGCAAAGCAGTCTGATCAGCTCGTCCCCGTTTTTGAAACCTCCGATGACCCCCTTATTCAAAGCGCTATATTACGGTCTATTACCATCGATATTGAGCATCAGGCAAATCAGATGCCGCCCGATTTCGCGAAAATGTTTGGAGGACGCGCACCATCCTATGCAGACATCCGAGCGGGCTTCACCTTTCCCAGAACCCACAAGGAAAGAGTTTCTGAAAAACTACAGAAGGATATTCAGTTTTCAGTAATATTGGGCGCAAGTGGCGTTGGGAAAACATCTCTAGTTCGACAAATTGCATTTGACCTTGTTGGAAAAGGTTATTTGGGCTGGGAACACAATCCAGACCGGGAATTCATCGCCGATGAATGGAGATCCGTCGCCAGAGCTCTAGACGATAGCCAGCGCGATGCTGTGCTAGTGCTGGACGATGCACATCTTTATCTTCATGAAATAAACAACCTAATTAACTGGCTGCACGATGATGGATCAATACGCCTACGACTTATTTTAACATCCGCCAAGAACCACTGGAAGCCACGCATCAAAACCGCAAACCTATACAAGTCCGTGGAACTTCTAGAATTGTCTACACTGAACCCATCTGAAATCAGTAGCCTTCTGTCATTGGTAGAGGGTGTTCCAGAGATCGCAAAGCTGGTGGACCAGAGCTTTAGAGGCTTTACTCTTCAAGAACGTAGGCGTCGACTGATCGAAAGGTGCAACAAGGATTTCTTTGTCTGTATGAAGAACATTTTTGCAAATGATAGCTTCGACACAATCATTTTACGTGAGTTTTCGAGCATCAGTTCAGAGTATCAAACTGTTTATAAAATAATTTGTGCCTTAGAAAGCTTCGGCGTCAGAGTTCACCGCCAACTCGTGGTTCGGTTACTTCAAATTGCAGCTCAAGACATTGGCCTAGTTCTCGAGAACCTTGAGGGTCTAGTCGACGAGTATCAGATCAATCACCGTGAGAGCATCTTTGGCTGGAGTGGACGGCATCCAGTAATTTCTGAGATTATTTCGAAACATAAGTTTAGTGGTCAGGAAGAAATTTTCGCATTATTGAAGCGGGTGATTTCGAATATTTCACCGACATACGACATTGAAATCAGAACGCTTCGGCAGCTTTGTAGCTTTGAAGGAGGTCTATCACGTGTTTCGGATGTATCATCTCAAAATGAGCTTCTCAGAATGATGATCTCGGTAGCTCCACGAGAAAGGGTGCCACGGCACCGCCTTATCACTAACCTAATTCGCAATGGCCACTTCCCAGATGCAGAAGCTGAAATTAGAATTTTTGAAAATGACTTGGGAGCTGATGGACCTGTCCGCAGATACAGGGTCCGCCTTCTCATAGAGCGTGCAATAGGCACGTTGGGTTTGATGCTCGACGACAAAGCAAAGATGTTGAACGACGCGTTCACCTCAGCCTTGGTAATTCTGAAGGGCGACCCATTCAATCGCCAGAGCCTTCAGCTTCATGCAGATGTGTCCTTAGAGCTGTATCGCGTATCCGGGGATAATTCATTCATCGACGATGCACTTGAGGCAATGAAAGTTGCTGAAAAAGAAATCGGCGACCCTGATATTACTAGAATGATTCATCGCTTTGAAAGGCGGGTTTCACCAATAAATGGGGATGTCTTCGAGATGGAAGCTATCGAAGATACCGATCAAGACTGA